From Chryseobacterium sp. IHB B 17019, one genomic window encodes:
- a CDS encoding DEAD/DEAH box helicase: MEKLTFADFDLPVKILDVLADLELFEPTPIQEKSIGPILSGRDVMGIAQTGTGKTLAYLLPVLKTWKYNKTGNPTVLILVPTRELVVQVTEIVEKLTENLTARVIGIYGGKNINTQKLLFNDGCDILVGTPGRVMDLAIDNAISLKEVQKLIIDEFDEMLNLGFRPQLTHIFEMMKDKRQNILFSATMTDAVDEMLDQYFAGPIEISLAKSGTPLEKIEQTAYKVENFNTKINLLEHLLKKDTEMSKVLIFNNNKKHADLLFTKIEELFPGQFDVIHSNKSQNYRLKAMKRFENEEIRGLITTDVMARGLDISDITHVINFEISEIPEQYIHRIGRTGRADKDGKTVSFVTKKEEPLILDIELLMDKEVKFIDFPEEVKINPKKIASEEDQIVMKNPAQVKLYEGGGAFHEKKDKNKKENWGGPSKRKAPKKFGANRAQQKSISKSKKKK; this comes from the coding sequence AAATTCTTGATGTTTTGGCGGATTTAGAATTGTTTGAACCTACACCGATTCAGGAAAAAAGTATAGGACCGATTCTTTCCGGAAGAGATGTCATGGGAATTGCACAGACCGGAACCGGAAAAACATTAGCATATCTTTTGCCTGTCCTGAAAACCTGGAAATACAACAAAACTGGAAATCCAACGGTTTTGATTTTGGTTCCTACAAGAGAATTGGTGGTTCAGGTAACGGAAATTGTTGAGAAATTAACGGAAAATCTTACTGCAAGAGTTATCGGGATTTATGGTGGAAAAAACATAAATACTCAGAAATTGTTATTTAATGACGGTTGCGATATTTTGGTTGGAACTCCCGGAAGAGTAATGGATTTGGCGATTGATAATGCTATTTCCCTGAAAGAAGTTCAGAAACTGATCATCGATGAGTTTGATGAAATGCTTAATCTAGGGTTCAGACCACAATTAACGCATATTTTCGAAATGATGAAAGATAAGAGACAGAACATTCTTTTCTCGGCAACCATGACGGATGCCGTAGACGAAATGCTGGATCAGTATTTTGCAGGTCCCATCGAAATTTCATTAGCAAAATCAGGAACTCCACTTGAAAAAATTGAACAGACTGCTTATAAAGTAGAAAATTTTAATACTAAAATTAATTTACTTGAACATTTATTGAAAAAAGATACGGAAATGTCCAAAGTATTGATTTTCAATAATAATAAGAAACATGCAGATTTGCTGTTTACAAAAATTGAAGAACTTTTCCCTGGACAGTTCGATGTAATTCACTCAAATAAATCTCAAAACTACAGGCTTAAAGCAATGAAACGTTTTGAGAATGAAGAAATAAGAGGTTTAATTACGACTGATGTAATGGCGAGAGGTCTTGATATCTCTGATATTACACACGTTATCAACTTTGAAATCTCTGAAATTCCGGAACAGTATATTCACAGAATCGGTAGAACGGGTAGGGCAGATAAAGACGGTAAAACGGTGAGTTTTGTAACAAAAAAAGAAGAGCCGTTGATCCTCGACATCGAACTATTAATGGATAAAGAAGTAAAATTCATTGATTTCCCTGAAGAGGTTAAAATTAATCCGAAAAAGATTGCTTCCGAAGAAGATCAGATTGTCATGAAAAATCCTGCTCAGGTAAAGCTTTATGAAGGTGGAGGAGCTTTCCATGAGAAGAAAGATAAAAATAAAAAGGAAAACTGGGGTGGGCCGTCAAAAAGAAAGGCACCGAAAAAATTCGGGGCAAACAGGGCTCAACAGAAATCAATATCAAAATCTAAAAAGAAGAAATAA
- a CDS encoding GDSL-type esterase/lipase family protein: MKKMLSAFLLLAFTLFFSQEKKPMFWQDIQNFKKLDQETTSPKDAILLIGSSSFTKWTDVANYFPDKTIINRGFGGSRLTDLNDYADDLLSPYQPKQIIIYCGENDFADNDKLKAEVVVDRFKTFYKKIREKFPTIEVDYISIKYSPSREKLWPQMKIANKKIAEFMKKEPNADFIDITKVMQDASGNVRKDLFVEDMLHMTPEGYQLWTSVMIPYMK; encoded by the coding sequence ATGAAGAAGATGTTATCAGCATTCTTATTGCTGGCTTTTACCCTTTTCTTTTCACAGGAAAAAAAACCGATGTTCTGGCAGGACATTCAGAACTTCAAAAAACTGGATCAGGAAACCACTTCACCGAAAGATGCTATTCTTTTGATCGGAAGTTCATCTTTCACAAAATGGACGGATGTAGCGAATTATTTTCCGGATAAAACAATTATCAACAGAGGTTTCGGAGGATCAAGACTAACGGACCTTAATGATTATGCAGACGATCTTCTGAGCCCGTATCAACCAAAACAGATCATTATTTATTGTGGTGAAAATGATTTTGCAGATAATGACAAATTGAAAGCTGAAGTTGTTGTCGACAGGTTTAAAACTTTCTATAAAAAAATCAGGGAAAAGTTCCCAACTATCGAAGTTGATTATATTTCAATCAAATATTCTCCAAGCCGCGAAAAGCTTTGGCCACAAATGAAAATTGCCAATAAAAAAATTGCGGAATTCATGAAGAAAGAACCCAATGCAGACTTCATAGATATTACAAAAGTGATGCAGGATGCTAGTGGAAATGTAAGAAAAGACCTTTTTGTGGAAGATATGCTTCACATGACTCCAGAAGGTTACCAGCTTTGGACTTCCGTGATGATTCCTTATATGAAATAA
- a CDS encoding lipocalin family protein, with amino-acid sequence MKKQLLLFAFSALALTSCEDDDIQAYEMDMMKGEWKTSKTEVISGKDDKTVISTDTPTGCSAKNITEFRTDYYTAYTAFSGVGADCQMNSKNEGTYEYNTDTKDLTIKYNNDSSRPYKVVVLTSTEMRIKQLYDNIDQDGDMVIDYTYISYKR; translated from the coding sequence ATGAAAAAACAGTTACTTTTATTTGCCTTTTCAGCGTTAGCGCTTACTTCTTGTGAAGATGATGACATCCAAGCATATGAAATGGATATGATGAAGGGTGAATGGAAAACCAGTAAAACAGAAGTCATTTCAGGAAAAGACGATAAAACAGTAATCTCAACAGACACTCCTACAGGATGTTCTGCAAAAAATATTACAGAGTTCAGAACGGATTATTATACAGCGTACACGGCTTTTTCAGGAGTTGGTGCTGATTGCCAGATGAATTCCAAAAATGAAGGTACATACGAGTATAATACTGACACAAAGGATCTAACCATCAAATATAATAATGATAGTTCAAGACCTTATAAAGTAGTAGTTCTTACAAGTACGGAAATGAGAATTAAACAGTTGTATGACAATATCGACCAGGATGGAGATATGGTGATTGACTACACTTACATCTCTTATAAAAGATAA
- a CDS encoding iron-containing alcohol dehydrogenase: MLNFEFKNPTKILFGKGEIAKISNEIPKDAKVLMIYGGGSIKNNGVYDQVKEALKDHEVHEFGGVPANPEYEVLIEALKVIKEKNITFLLAVGGGSVIDGTKFLSAAANYNGEPWEILKKPVRTFEGEGMPFGSVLTLPATGSEMNSGYVISRRETNEKLSTGGPGLFPQFSVLDPEVVKSIPKRQIVNGITDAYTHVLEQYMTAPSSADLQERIAESILISLQETAPKVLADEFDYNAAGNFMWCCTMALNGLIQKGVITDWAVHAMGHELTAYFGIDHARTLAIIAPSHYRYNFADKKGKLAQYAERVWGIKDGSIEEKAELGIKKLEEFFHSLDIQTKLSEYTEDYNGTAERVEKAFTARNWLGLGEYKKLTPQDAYKIVEMSY; encoded by the coding sequence ATGCTTAATTTCGAGTTTAAAAATCCAACAAAAATACTTTTCGGAAAAGGTGAAATTGCAAAAATTTCAAATGAAATTCCTAAAGATGCCAAAGTTTTAATGATTTATGGTGGCGGAAGCATCAAGAATAACGGCGTTTATGATCAGGTAAAAGAAGCTTTGAAAGACCATGAAGTGCATGAATTCGGTGGGGTTCCTGCTAATCCTGAATATGAAGTTTTAATTGAAGCTTTAAAAGTCATCAAAGAAAAAAATATTACTTTCCTTCTGGCTGTTGGCGGCGGTTCTGTGATCGACGGCACGAAATTCCTTTCTGCAGCAGCGAATTACAACGGTGAGCCTTGGGAAATCCTAAAAAAACCGGTAAGAACTTTTGAAGGAGAAGGAATGCCTTTTGGAAGTGTTTTGACATTACCAGCAACGGGTTCTGAGATGAATTCGGGATATGTAATTTCAAGAAGAGAAACCAATGAAAAGCTTTCCACAGGCGGTCCCGGACTTTTCCCACAGTTTTCAGTTTTGGATCCGGAAGTGGTAAAATCAATTCCGAAAAGACAGATTGTAAACGGGATTACAGACGCTTATACCCATGTTTTGGAACAATATATGACGGCTCCTTCTTCTGCAGATTTACAGGAAAGGATCGCGGAAAGTATCCTGATCAGCTTACAGGAAACCGCTCCGAAAGTATTGGCGGATGAATTTGATTATAATGCAGCCGGAAATTTCATGTGGTGCTGTACAATGGCTTTAAATGGTCTAATTCAAAAAGGAGTAATTACGGATTGGGCTGTTCATGCCATGGGACACGAGCTGACGGCTTATTTCGGAATCGATCATGCAAGAACACTCGCGATTATTGCGCCTTCTCATTACCGTTATAATTTTGCAGATAAAAAAGGAAAATTAGCACAATATGCCGAAAGAGTTTGGGGAATTAAAGACGGAAGTATTGAAGAAAAAGCAGAATTGGGCATCAAAAAACTGGAAGAATTTTTCCATAGCTTAGATATCCAGACCAAGCTTTCAGAATATACCGAAGACTACAACGGAACTGCCGAAAGAGTGGAGAAAGCCTTTACGGCAAGAAACTGGCTTGGCCTTGGAGAATACAAAAAGCTGACTCCACAGGATGCTTATAAGATTGTGGAGATGAGCTATTAA